In Bradyrhizobium erythrophlei, a single genomic region encodes these proteins:
- a CDS encoding molybdopterin cofactor-binding domain-containing protein: protein MGASDSSGNSEHRAGTLVVVRPAAASAGNPFETFIKITADGSVTAFNGHVDLGTGIRTALGQIVAEELDVSFARVVVVLGDTSRVPNQGATIASETIQITAVPLRKAAAQARQFLIARGAERLELPVAELTIEDGLIRGHNRSISYGELIGDDSIRLELADDVTVKPTGDYRIVGQSVPRVDLPAKATGELVYVHDIRVPGMLHGRVVRPPYGGVDGGDFVGTSLLDVDESSVRDIPGFVAVVRIADFVGVVAEREENAIRAASQLKLTWKKVPTLSDLKDVEQALRANPSTPRTLIDKGDVDAALGKATKPIDRTYLWPYQMHASIGPSCAVAEFRDDQVRVWSGTQNPHALRGDLALLLKRPESEIEIIRMEAAGCYGRNCADDVCADAVLLSRAVGRPVRVQLTREQEHVWEPKGTAQLIDVKGGLNADGGIAGYDFASRYPSNGAPTLALLLTGAVSSTPLVSEMGDRTAIPPYDYDNLRVVAHDMPPIMRAAWFRGVSALPNSFAHESYIDELAHEAGVDPIEYRLRYLKDPRAVDLVKAVAERGEWKPRPVRQEKSSEDDVVEGRGFAYALYVHSKFPGYGSAWSAWIADVAVNKATGDVSVTRVIAGQDSGLMINPDGVRHQIEGNVIQSTSRALMEEVAFSGRSVASREWGAYPIIKFPQLPKIDVLMLPRDDQPPLGVGESASVPSAAAIANAIFDATGVRLREPPFTPERILAELRGQQAGPALSAPAKPTKIDLSRWPNPFAKRRGVFATAAALLAGGVGIAAAMLPFRSIAPIERPERSVFSAATIERGRQLAALGDCATCHTSVDGVLYAGGHAIETPFGIVYGTNITPDVETGIGNWSYPAFERAMREGIHRDGRQLYPAFPYTHFAKSSDADLQALYAYLMAQTPVARDNRPHALAFPFNWRPLLAGWNALFHNAGTFTADPEKSAVWNRGAYLVEGLGHCGACHSPRNALGAEKDSAYLAGGFAEGWEAPPLTSLSHAPIPWTEDELFTYLRTGFSRFHGVAAGPMTPVVQELKALPDDDIRAMAIYLASFNETATAKTDPEALATQLERVAGSRIVAASPFGQRFYEGACAVCHAVGGPPLFGSRPSLALNSNVHAATPDNLIQVVLHGIAKPVSSDLGYMPAFGDHLSDDQLAELVGYLRQQFAPEKPAWTGVKDIIMRIRQAKAG, encoded by the coding sequence ATGGGCGCATCAGATTCTTCCGGCAACAGCGAGCATCGCGCGGGGACGCTGGTCGTCGTGCGTCCCGCCGCAGCCAGCGCAGGCAATCCGTTCGAGACCTTCATCAAGATCACGGCTGACGGCTCGGTCACGGCTTTCAACGGCCATGTCGATCTCGGGACCGGGATTCGCACCGCGCTCGGACAGATCGTGGCCGAAGAACTGGATGTGTCCTTTGCGCGCGTCGTCGTGGTGCTCGGTGACACCTCGCGCGTGCCCAACCAGGGCGCGACGATTGCGAGCGAAACCATCCAGATTACCGCCGTGCCGCTGCGAAAGGCCGCAGCCCAGGCGCGGCAATTTCTGATCGCGCGCGGCGCGGAACGGCTCGAACTGCCCGTCGCGGAATTGACGATCGAGGACGGTCTGATCCGCGGGCACAACCGCTCGATCAGCTATGGCGAGTTGATCGGCGACGACAGCATCCGCCTCGAACTCGCCGACGACGTGACGGTCAAGCCCACCGGCGACTATCGCATTGTCGGCCAGTCGGTGCCTCGCGTCGATCTGCCGGCCAAGGCGACCGGCGAGCTCGTCTACGTCCACGACATCCGCGTGCCCGGCATGCTTCATGGCCGCGTGGTGCGGCCGCCTTACGGTGGCGTCGATGGCGGCGATTTCGTCGGCACGAGTTTGCTTGATGTCGACGAGTCCTCGGTGCGCGACATTCCCGGCTTCGTCGCAGTCGTGCGCATCGCCGATTTCGTCGGCGTGGTCGCCGAACGCGAGGAAAACGCGATTCGAGCGGCTTCGCAACTCAAGCTCACCTGGAAGAAGGTGCCGACGCTTTCCGATCTGAAAGACGTGGAGCAAGCGCTGCGCGCCAATCCGTCGACGCCGCGCACCCTGATCGACAAGGGCGATGTCGATGCGGCGCTCGGAAAGGCCACGAAGCCGATCGATCGCACCTATCTCTGGCCCTACCAGATGCACGCCTCGATCGGGCCGTCCTGCGCGGTGGCGGAGTTTCGCGACGATCAGGTGCGGGTCTGGTCGGGTACGCAAAACCCGCACGCGCTGCGCGGCGATCTCGCGCTCTTGCTGAAGCGCCCGGAATCCGAGATTGAGATCATCCGGATGGAAGCGGCCGGCTGCTATGGCCGGAACTGTGCCGACGACGTCTGCGCCGACGCCGTGTTGCTGTCGCGCGCGGTCGGACGGCCGGTTCGGGTGCAATTGACGCGCGAGCAGGAACACGTCTGGGAACCGAAGGGCACCGCACAGCTGATCGACGTCAAGGGGGGGCTAAACGCGGATGGCGGCATTGCCGGATACGATTTCGCCAGCCGTTACCCTTCCAATGGCGCGCCGACGCTGGCGCTGCTCCTGACCGGCGCGGTTTCATCGACGCCGCTGGTCTCGGAGATGGGCGACCGCACCGCGATCCCGCCCTACGACTACGACAATCTTCGCGTGGTGGCGCATGATATGCCGCCCATCATGCGGGCGGCCTGGTTTCGCGGCGTCTCGGCGCTGCCGAACAGCTTTGCGCATGAATCCTACATTGACGAACTCGCGCACGAAGCAGGGGTCGACCCGATCGAATATCGCCTGCGCTACCTCAAGGACCCCCGCGCGGTCGATCTCGTCAAGGCCGTTGCCGAGCGCGGCGAATGGAAGCCGCGTCCGGTGCGGCAGGAAAAATCAAGCGAAGACGACGTCGTGGAGGGTCGGGGCTTTGCCTATGCGCTTTACGTGCACAGCAAGTTTCCGGGCTATGGCTCGGCGTGGTCGGCGTGGATCGCCGACGTGGCCGTCAACAAGGCCACCGGCGATGTCAGCGTCACGCGCGTCATCGCAGGACAGGACTCCGGGTTGATGATCAATCCGGACGGCGTGCGCCACCAGATCGAAGGCAACGTCATCCAGTCGACCAGCCGCGCGCTGATGGAAGAAGTCGCGTTCAGCGGCCGGTCGGTCGCGAGCCGCGAATGGGGCGCCTACCCCATCATCAAATTCCCGCAGTTGCCCAAGATCGACGTCCTGATGCTGCCGCGCGACGATCAACCGCCGCTCGGCGTCGGCGAATCCGCATCCGTCCCGAGCGCGGCCGCGATCGCGAACGCGATCTTTGACGCCACTGGCGTGCGCTTGCGCGAACCGCCATTTACGCCGGAGCGCATTCTGGCTGAGCTTCGCGGCCAACAGGCCGGGCCCGCCCTCTCCGCACCGGCGAAGCCGACGAAAATAGATCTGAGCCGCTGGCCCAATCCGTTCGCAAAACGCCGTGGCGTGTTCGCCACCGCCGCCGCACTCCTCGCCGGCGGCGTCGGCATTGCCGCGGCGATGTTGCCCTTTCGATCGATCGCGCCGATCGAAAGGCCGGAGCGTTCCGTGTTTTCCGCCGCCACCATCGAACGCGGCCGGCAACTGGCGGCGCTCGGCGACTGCGCGACCTGCCACACCTCGGTCGATGGCGTGCTGTATGCCGGCGGACATGCCATCGAGACGCCGTTCGGCATTGTCTATGGCACCAACATCACGCCCGACGTGGAGACCGGGATCGGCAACTGGTCATATCCGGCCTTCGAGCGCGCCATGCGTGAAGGCATTCATCGCGACGGCCGGCAACTCTATCCGGCCTTTCCCTACACGCATTTTGCCAAATCAAGCGATGCGGACCTTCAGGCGCTCTACGCATATCTGATGGCGCAGACGCCGGTTGCCCGTGACAACCGTCCACACGCCCTCGCTTTTCCCTTCAATTGGCGCCCGTTACTCGCTGGCTGGAATGCGCTTTTTCATAACGCCGGCACCTTCACGGCCGACCCGGAAAAGTCGGCCGTCTGGAATCGTGGCGCCTATCTGGTCGAAGGCCTCGGCCATTGCGGGGCCTGCCATTCGCCCCGCAATGCGCTCGGCGCGGAAAAGGACAGCGCCTATCTCGCCGGCGGCTTTGCCGAGGGCTGGGAAGCCCCGCCCTTGACGTCGCTGTCACACGCGCCGATCCCCTGGACCGAGGACGAACTGTTCACCTATTTGCGGACCGGCTTCTCGCGCTTCCATGGCGTCGCCGCCGGTCCGATGACGCCGGTGGTGCAGGAGCTGAAGGCACTGCCGGATGACGACATCCGAGCCATGGCAATCTATCTCGCGTCCTTCAACGAAACCGCGACGGCCAAAACCGACCCCGAGGCGCTGGCTACCCAGCTCGAACGCGTGGCGGGCTCACGCATTGTCGCGGCATCGCCATTCGGGCAGCGCTTTTACGAGGGCGCTTGCGCGGTCTGTCACGCGGTCGGCGGGCCCCCATTGTTCGGCAGCCGGCCGTCGCTTGCGCTCAACAGCAACGTGCATGCCGCAACCCCCGACAACCTGATCCAGGTGGTGCTGCACGGCATCGCCAAACCCGTCTCCAGCGATCTCGGCTACATGCCGGCCTTCGGCGACCACCTGTCGGACGACCAGCTTGCCGAACTGGTTGGCTACCTGCGGCAGCAATTCGCACCGGAAAAGCCGGCCTGGACCGGGGTCAAGGACATCATCATGCGCATCCGGCAAGCCAAAGCCGGCTGA
- the pncB gene encoding nicotinate phosphoribosyltransferase, with amino-acid sequence MTVNDIATRTYNHGFRLDPIVRSLLDTDFYKLLMVQMIRDMYPEQQVTFSVINRSKHVRLAEVIDEAELRAQLDHARSIRFSKKELIWLAGNTFYGKTQMFSPDFINYLSTFRLPEYELKKVDGQYELNFYGPWTHTTMWEIPALAILNELRSRQVMKGQGRFALDVLYARAKAKLWTKVERLRKLDGLRLSDFGTRRRHGFLWQRWCVEAVKEGLGPAFTGTSNVLLAMDSDLEAIGTNAHELPMVAAALAKDDNELRWAPYRILDQWRHTYGGNLLIALPDAFGTKAFLRDAPEWVADWTGFRPDSAPPIQSGEEIIAWWKQKGKNPKEKLLVFSDAMDVESIEEVHRHFAGRVRVSFGWGTNLTNDFVGCAPNDSVNLNPISIVCKVTSVDGHPAVKLSDNPEKATGAPSEVERYLRVFGDAGRVRTAVHV; translated from the coding sequence ATGACCGTCAACGATATCGCAACGCGGACCTATAACCACGGCTTTCGGCTCGACCCGATCGTGCGCAGCCTGCTGGACACCGATTTCTACAAGCTTCTGATGGTGCAAATGATCCGGGATATGTACCCGGAGCAGCAGGTCACCTTTTCGGTCATCAATCGTTCGAAGCACGTCCGGCTCGCCGAAGTGATCGACGAAGCCGAATTGCGCGCCCAGCTCGACCACGCCCGTTCGATCCGCTTTTCCAAGAAGGAATTGATCTGGCTCGCCGGTAATACGTTCTACGGCAAGACCCAGATGTTCTCGCCCGACTTCATCAACTATCTCTCGACCTTCCGCCTCCCCGAATACGAGCTGAAGAAAGTCGATGGCCAGTACGAACTGAATTTCTACGGGCCGTGGACGCATACAACGATGTGGGAAATCCCCGCGCTCGCCATCCTCAATGAGCTGCGCTCGCGCCAGGTGATGAAGGGCCAGGGGCGCTTTGCGCTGGACGTGCTCTATGCGCGCGCCAAGGCCAAGCTCTGGACCAAGGTCGAACGCTTAAGGAAGCTCGACGGCTTGCGGCTGTCGGATTTCGGCACGCGCCGCCGCCACGGTTTTCTGTGGCAGCGCTGGTGCGTCGAGGCGGTCAAGGAAGGGCTGGGCCCGGCCTTTACCGGGACCTCCAACGTGCTGCTTGCGATGGATAGCGACCTGGAGGCCATCGGCACCAATGCGCATGAATTGCCGATGGTCGCCGCCGCTCTCGCCAAAGACGACAACGAATTGCGCTGGGCGCCCTATCGCATTCTCGATCAATGGCGTCACACCTATGGCGGCAATCTCCTGATCGCGCTGCCCGACGCCTTCGGCACCAAGGCTTTCCTGCGTGACGCGCCGGAATGGGTCGCCGACTGGACCGGCTTTCGTCCCGACAGCGCCCCGCCGATCCAGTCCGGCGAGGAAATCATCGCGTGGTGGAAGCAAAAGGGAAAAAATCCGAAGGAAAAGCTTCTGGTATTTTCCGACGCCATGGATGTTGAATCGATCGAGGAAGTCCACCGGCACTTTGCCGGCCGCGTGCGCGTCAGCTTCGGCTGGGGCACCAATCTGACGAACGATTTCGTCGGCTGCGCACCTAATGACTCGGTCAACCTCAATCCAATCTCGATCGTCTGCAAGGTGACCTCGGTCGACGGCCACCCGGCCGTGAAGCTGTCGGACAACCCGGAGAAAGCCACCGGCGCGCCGAGCGAAGTCGAGCGGTACCTGCGCGTGTTCGGCGATGCCGGCCGGGTTCGCACCGCCGTGCACGTCTAG